The window aaccacgttatataaacaaacaaacgacgCAACTAACAAAGGTAAAGATCATTTTCGGTATGACTCTGAAGAATTAGAGTTGATGGAAAGTATtgaaaaagaatatatttcATTAAAAGTGTAAATAATGGTTTCTTTTAAATACAAAAccacaaaatctttttattaaCTGCTCAGGTTTACAAGCACAGTCATCGCAACATGACTGCGCTATGAATGGTTGTGTTTTTTAAAGCCTAAGTTTCATATGTAtgtaaagaaattttattgCGCAACCGCAGCGCAGGAAGTAATATTTTAGTCCAACAGTCAACGATATTTCGTTAAATGAgtcttgtttccaagttatgcGAATTGTTTACAATTATTTGGCGGGAAAAAAATTAAGCCgaaatgaaaatatatataaaaagcagAACAAGAAGTTACAAACAGTTTTGAGACACGTAGAAACGTGTCTAAAAAAGACATGTGCTAGAGATAGTTCTATCTGCATTTCGTCGAGATGAAACTATGTtgcgataaaaaaaaaattattgcataaTAGTTCATTGGAGCACAAGTGTTTTCAATGCGTTGTCGCACAATTAAAAGCCATTTATATCTTTAAACAGGTTTAAGTCATGTTGCTCCATGGTGCTTCTTAGTACTGTTTACATGAATTTTTATAACTTCGGTGAAACGAAACTCCATTTGGTTGGTATTTTAAATTCACCAAATGAAATTTCAAATAAGCGCGagatttctttgtaaacttgcTTGAAAATCAGAAACACATAATATTCGGTCCTTTAAAAGCCACatccaaaattaaatttaatataaaGCCAAACATAATGTAAACAGATTCACTACTCACTGCAGTGTGGAATGTTTTATCGGTCTCATGTGAACGGTCCTTTACCACAAAAACTTTACATACTTACTACTCCCAGGAATTTAGCAAAATCAAAATTAGCGCGAAGCAAGACAACAGGATTggttaataatataaaaattatgttgtAGCCATCAATATTTCGCAAGGTGTTACGgtttaaaagaagttttaaactTCCATCCATGTGGGTACCAATTTATACTTATATCGCGTGACCGCCTGCTGAATTTTTTCCCCTTGATATCCCTTTGTTAAAAAAGGGAAGATGTCAAGACAACAACCGAATAACTTTTTCTTTCAGCATTTAAACAGTGTATATGCTAACAAAGCTGTACATAGAgtcgaatttaaaaaaaaaaattaaccccGCAAGGCAGTATGTAACACCGAAGCGACCTCGATGTAGATCAACGATGTAGATCAACCTAGTCCTGTTAAAAATCTAAATAGCATGATAAAAACACATGTATATTCGAGAATAATATAAAGTACACCGTCAATCCTTTTAGATTCAACCCGTGTTATAGGATCCCATATTTTCTTACAAGCATGTCAAAAATATCACGAGGTGACAGCTTTCTTTTtggctttcttctttttcttcgttTTCGTTTTGCGAGTCTTTGCCTCAGTAGTCGTTTTATCGTCTTCTATCGTTGTTACCGGCTGATCTTCTATCGTTGTTACCGGCTTATCTTCTATCGTTGTTACCGGGTTATTGTTTCCGTTAATTATCTTGTCGGACAATATTTCTGTTTGCCTGAAATGATAAAAGCTGAACAGAACTGATGATACGCGATATTTCAATCTTTAGTTCGtgtaataaaaaacaacaaagcaaacaaaaaacaaacaaaaaaagaacaaaatgccTGATATACAGGAAATATTTTCGATAACTAAAACTGTCAATGAAAATAACCGAACTGTTGAACGTTCGAAAATCAAATgaatttttagttattaaaaaattggaaGATTTGAACTTGTTCGAATTTGCTCGAATGCGAATGCTTAGAATATCAGGCAGGGAAGTCATGCTCTTGTGTTTAGACATAATTAACAACcacattaaaaaacataaaacaaattgAGAAAATATATCGATTTTACTGCAGATAAATAACAAACTAAATACCTTTCTTCCAGATCACCTGACTGCAGCATTACCACTTCTTCTTCCTCGCTGTCGTCAGTCGGCAAATCTACTACACAAAAATAGCGGAATTGTTACTGTTTACTTAAATCTAACAGTGAATTAAACGAACAAGTTATGTGGTTTAAAAATGCGCGCTTGTATCACTTAAGCGGTGGTCAATATGCACTAAAATTTAGGTCGGTATTATTAGTGTTGCATCTTGGCTAAACGTTTTACAAATTGCCATACTTTTTTTGGCGAGTGAAAAAAAGTGCATAAAACATTGACCAACATTTACGAACATGTTCTATCAATCTGCCAACATTTTACCCCGCCTGAATGATGTATAAAATGCCTTTTAGAAGTGTTTTTTAATGGCTCTTTTTCAATGCTGATTGGCAAAAAATGCCTTGTCGAAATAGTGCGCAAGATgtgaacataaaaaaaagaTGACTAAACAATAGCGATATGTTCGATGAAAACACAAAACTTTTGGACATTggcgataaaaatatttcaaatgtaAGAATATGCTCTAAAGTGTAGGTTATATTTGCCATCATTTTATATTTGacaagtaacaaaaaaatgttagttCAATGTTGGCCATCATGTTTTAGGTTGACTTTCgcttaatattattattattattatgtcatTAAAAATCTTTCAACGTTCTCAAATGTCAAAAGAACTCATTACATTACCACCTTTTTGCCCTTGTTTCATGTGAAGACAAACCAAACAAATTATTTTCCTTCAATACACACTCACTTTTTTcaacaacatttttcttcttaGCTTTCTTTTTCTTAGCAGAACTTTTCTTCACAGGTGTCATATCCTGGTCACTGTTGTCGCTTATCACCCACGTACTGGCCCCACCTTGACCAAGTCCAGCTGTGCCTCGACCCTGCAAAAATTTATCACAGTGTCGTTAACAAGGTGGTTGGTTACtcgcttttaaaaatcaaattccAGGAGTTTTCCAACTACTTTTGTCAGGAATAAACCTACTTAAAAAAACGTATgttaaaatcggaaaaaatatCTGCAAAAAACTCTTCAGTGTCGTGTTTTTTTACAGGTTGTTGACACAGAagcaaaaatgacttcttaTATTATTCTCTAAGAACTTTAGCCATTGTCGTtcatattttgaagaaaaaaatgagttttcttTACTCACTAAATATTTGACAGGCTGTGCAGCATCACTTTAAGGTTGGTTAAGGGGGGAAACGTGTTTTGAAGCAAATAATTCGGAacagtacaaaataaataacaacaccaacaataataacaactaCTACAACAGCAAAAACTTGAAAAGATACGGGTCTGCGTTTATCTCCTCTACATCtatgacataaaataaaatataaagtaactatttttactaaATATTCAAACATTTGGAACTAACAATAACCAATACAGCTTCTGTCTTCGtgctttgcaaaaaaaaaatctcttaCAAAAACACACAGAAGTTGATACGATAACTTAAGTTCAAGTTCAGTAAATTGTTATGAATAAACAAACGTTGAAAAGTAAATATCTATACTTTGGATCTACAAAAGAAACTACGCTTAAGGTCTACAAAGAAAAGGCCGATACAGATTGTAAAGTAAAACACTAGAACCTCTCATCTCTATCGTCTCCATGTCTGCATCAGTGGATTCAGCTGATGTTTTCATGATTGTGGATGGTGTGTATGGCGCGATTGGATCTTTTAAACCCTCCCTTCTTTCAACAGGGGGCGGTGCTCTGTCAAGAAATATTGAGAAGTTCTTACGTTTTCTACTCTTAACGGAAGAGTTTAGTTAAAATCATTCATTTGAGGACGTAGGATGGACATTAGGTTATATCAAATGTTGCTGTATAACATGACATGGCAGGGCAAGACATAGAGGAAAGGATAGTGGCGACATAACAAACAGTACATATCCACAAACCTTGAAAGCCTGTCTTCTTCTAAGCATTGTTTTATAAGTTCAATAATTTCAGCTGCTTTTACAGACGCTATTTTCGCACACTGCATTaactgaaaaatatatatacaagtttGTTTCAAAATGCACACGGTCTACTTTAATGAGTGCTTCCTCGTCCAAAAGTGAATTAAAATGTTACCCTGAGAAAAATTTTCCTAGACAGAATTCttcttaaaaggttttttggcttaccaaaaattttttttgattatttaaagAGAGATCTTATCACCTTACCTGCCTGATTTTAAAATCGAATTTAAATTCAAATCAATATGCAGACGATGTTGTACTTAGACCATTTAAAAAATAGCCAAAATCGCTAAAATCAAGAAGATAATTGTCTTATCAAACCTGCTCCGCTTCCAGTAACACTCCACCGGACATCTGTGCACAACACATTTCACTGTGAATATTAAAAGCAAGCGTCATTTGTCCAGATACTATGTTCTCCTCTTTCTCTTCAGGATCTATTATGACATGTTCCCTAAAGATTTCGAAAACCACTGTTATCCACTGATCAGAGATCAAATATGATGAACCAATTCTTGCAAAACATACCCTTCTCCTATAAAACCAAATGTTGTACATATGGGCATATGATGGACATTCAGGGGAACTGCTTCCTTTTCATCGAAACTGTGCTAATAAATGATAGTATATATGAATAAGAGGTTTAAAGTTTTATACGTTTACTAGTACACTTCGAATGGAGAGAAAATTTACAAAAGACAAAATGCATAGGAATATCATGAGAAGAAATATTTTACGCATACTAATAACTTTCCAAAAAGACTTACAATAACCACATCATCACCAGTAACCGTTACATCAGGTCGTCTACAAAACACGAAAACGTACAGTACATTTGTCATGCGAATTACAAAACAACAAGACACTACAAGGGCTTATACAGAGAATCTAAGAATTTAAGCAATTTTTACTGAGCAAtagcaaattctttttttcgaaaaaaattgacttacttGAAGTGTGCCAAAGAACATATGGCTGCCACACATGAACAGTCAACGATGTTTCCACAGTCGTTCATCACTGAGATATCCACTCGAATTGCCCAAACCTTAAAATATAATTGTATTCTGATAGCTTCATAAATATCAGAGACAATGTTTGGACTTCTTTCAAGCAACTTCtttaagaaaaacttttatCAATAAGATTCTCCCTAGTAAACTTTTTTGattcagtcatttatttttAGTCATTTATCTTTAGTCGTTACTTGTTATCAGTAACAGAAAAAAGACTACCATTATAGGTATAGGAGCTATGAGCCCATTTCCGAGGGGAAAATTATTTGTAAGGAAATAAGGTAGTTGAGGAAAATCATTTGTCAGAGAAAAATTTTTGCCATGGAAAGGTTGCATCAATCAATTAGGGttttatttcaagaaaaaaatatatatacagccAACTCTGCTTAATGAAGTGTCTTTTATAATCGCATTGATTATGCATCGCATTGAATTAAGGGCAGCAGGTCTTTTGTGTCAACTACAGTGACAAGGTTAAATACAACAGTAATTGTTAATAAACAATAATTGATTACAAATTAGAGCAAATCCTAAATATTTGATAATAAATCACGTTTCATTTTACCTGACATTGTAAAACAAATACACACCTTTTCACCTGCAACAAGACATAGAGATTCGATATCGATTGGTCTCGATTCTTTTAAACATCTTTCAATTAGTCGATTAACTTCTACTCCCTGATTTGACATCCTATGGCATTATAAGTTAAGGACCGTCAATAAAGAACTTTTACGAAGACATAAATTTCAGGGGTacattttcaaaagtttattCCCATGAAAAagcctcatcatcatcatcatcatcattctcggcttaacgtctgttttccatgctagcatgggttggacggggtatattaatgaccctcttccaatctgatctagactgtgttagatttaaactcaactttctctgtatcaagtctgtccttataatctcctgccaagtctttctcggtttGCCTCTggtctacactttcttacccaattatcctcctccattctttccaagtgccccagccaattcaatcttcttatcttgaTAACATCTtaaattctacggagacttagcctgcttcttagctcatctgaactctttctgtctctcagactggcattacacatccacctaaccattctcatatcattcctttctaaacggtcaagatcttccgattcactgcccatgtctcactaccgtacaacataacacttcttacacaggcctcatacaacccaCCTTTTACCTCcatctgctagtcaacaaaggaagtaactctctgaactttttccaagcagaacctatcctgcaagtaacacttcttccaacacccccttcactgcccaacatatcacctaagtaacagaagttctcaactatctctaacgagccactgttgtacatcattaaagctggaaatacttcaatctctataatctcacctttgcaacgcttgcatacaaactgaatgtcagctcttaaccttccactaatactactgcacttcttatgtacccaatgcttgcaagtctgacaaaaaattgagttactaccaacccctttcctgcaaactccacaaggccactttccaactacaaagtcacccttggctgcaatgctactaatcatgactttagactttgctgtgttcacccttagccctttctcttctagtcctttcttccacttctcaaacttttcaactaattcttccatcgactctgctatgagaaccaaattatctgcatacaataactcccatggacaacctgttctaaaCTCTATCGACAGCGCttttaagactagaacaaacaacaaaggactaagtacggaaccctgatgtacaccaacatttacactaaattcatcacaagtgaatcgttaatcctgacacgacttctagcattgctgtacatagactgtaccatcgtaactagccactcatccacacctaattttctcatagcccaccaaaaaAACCTCAATGATAAATTTGCATCTTACAAAAGTTAATTCACTCGAGCATTGTAGCAATTAGTTTTTGCAGTCCAAAAAATCTTATCTAATATTTTTCTCCAATCTTTTGTCAAAATTACATGCATCTTTTTTCTGAACTATATTCCATCGCAAAACTTTATTtccacaaaatacaaaaaaagacatttgtaaaggttttatttcttgaattaaacatattttctttGGCAAGAGTAACATTTTTACAAAGCACActaaaattctaaataatttatGCTTTTTATACTTTACCTCCCATTTTCAAAGGCTGGTGATGCCATAGGCGATAATTCAACATTCAGAAAAAGCTGCCCCTCAGTTGGTCTTGTATCAGTTGGTTTAACTAACTCTGCAGATGTTTGTGCCAAGActctaaataaataagttattaaCATCAGTAATAGAAAAACAGGATACAGAAATTCAAGTTTATCAGGAAAAACAGTTGGTATAAGTAATATTATGATGTTTATGCTTGACACTTAGCAAGGTTCAGCCcttaaatttagaatttttttgcatTGGCAAAAAAACTGTGACGtgaaatacatttcaactgatttgctTCGGTATTGTgtcagtaatatttttttgtagtgacATTTTTCAACTGGCAATAACTTTCGTCATTCATTTTTAATTAGGGCTAGACCTCTCATAAATTGGATGCATTGATCTCCTAAGACGATGTCAAATGGGAATGGAGTACAAGGCTTATTGACATACCTTCATACCTTTTCGTTAGGTTAATAGTTCATTAccaactggctttttatgttttaagatGAACTCattaggttagggcatcattagattgtatatcgcagaagtcgctggtgacatgcttcgaaaatgcttgtcactggcacagtttaacatgaagcaaaattCTACAGGAGattcaattgttagagtcttcgcagaacatctctcctaACAAAACTGAGGGCAGgactgacttattgcctgctgtgttcTGTGAGAGAAAGAACTTTTGGACTTCTTTTTACatacaatatacaattttttcgattattattacgaaTGGAATGGTACCACAGTATTTCTGTAGTCTGAATGATTTTAGTTAGTGATAATGGCTTAACTTACTGAAAATggaatgtaattatttttttgtcgcAATGAGTGGgacaaaattaagaaaaaataatgttggCAATTTTTTTGTCGACGCAACTACGGTACGTCGGCAATTATGTCGGCAGTGCTGAATCCCGACGCTAATTGTAAAGGCTGAAGGTTCTATATTAACTGCAATTAGCTGTGAAAACTTTATGCATATAACAGGGGCGAATTTAGCTATTTGGTGTAAAAATTTGTCTTCAAAAAGTAAAGGTGCATCTCTGTGATGTATCCCGTTTTTTCTAAATCTTTATGCGTGAAGTGTGAACAAAACCGGATAACACATGTGTGCACTTTCGAATTCCCCCCCTTCTCCATCCTGGTtcgatgtttttttctttcaaaaatgattactCTTTCTGCctgcaaaatatttgaaatttcttttgcaatatttttatatcatatTTTTACATCTTAGGTCAGATTTTGTTGTTGAATATTACAAAGTGCATTGAGCTAGTAACAAAGTGTTGGTAGAGCTAATAGTGAAGTGATGTGAGAGAGAAAATGGAAGAAATATAAGCACATATATGTATATAGGACCGAGACGAGCAATTTTAAGTTAATTTTCGTATATATGTAATTTCAGGTTGctacattttttgtttacctAATTTCCAGCATCTATCTTATAACTAATGTCCACAaaatttgtacattttttagcAAAAGGTTGTGAAATTTAACATCCAAAAAGcaccaactttttaaaattttcgttaACTTTTTTAAGCCTTCAATACCGAACAGGTTAAGCAAAttacttgtttttgttaaaggtatatttttttactgattttattttttttaaaaattgactttcaaatatagtttttttctcaaatgcctattaaaaagtttgttatgatTTCAAAATATCCTGATTGGTTTAAATTAACTGTGACTATTTAGTATACAATAGTTCTTGTTTTTTGGCCCCTTACTTGGCATTTCTGTACAAAAAATGCAGCAAACATTTGGATTAATTGTGTTTTATACTTTTTAGCTCTGCATAGCAACGAAAAGACAACGTATGTGAGTTCAATGGTATCAACTATATTAGAAAAACCTTGTTGAGGTAaaaaaaactggcaaaataaagtaaataaacGTGATGAGTTAAATAAAAGTAACAACTTCAGCGGATTAGAAGCAACAAGTTTAGGAGTTGATTTTTAAGCTGTTTTGACAATTGGAGGGCGTTAAAGGGCAGGGCTTCCAGGACACAGCCCTGGACCTATTTAGGGGTTCACAACACCTCCTAACCCCAGTTGATTTTTATCACCCTTACGGGCAATATAGCCTCTTCAAGGCCATTTTTACACCAGGGGAAAAACAACATAAATCCCTTGTATATACATACCTAGTTTCCCCAAGCTGAACTTCACAACATCCATAATCTTTTCCAAATTTGATATCAAGATTTCTGTAATCATATGACTGTCGACCATCAAGCCTCTAAACACAAAAAGATACATTGTGCTAGGGAAGAGTTGCAAGGATTATAGTGGATTTAGTTTTTCTTAACCTTTCACAGGGCAACCAACatagttttttacaaaaaattaagaacattcccagaacattttcacattttttaaggagAATAGACCACATCAGTAAGCCAACAAACAAGAGAACTAACATATATCACATCACATTTTCAGAAATGGCTTGTCAAGAAATCTGAACTCTAGAACAATTACAGAACAAACCTTAAAAAGTGGCTCTTTTTAATACTATTTCTAGTACAAGGAATTCATTAAGAAATAACAGAAAAGAAAGCCTGGACATAAAAATACTCACAATGCCACTTCTAATAGACTTCAGAACAAAATCTTTCTCACAAGTAGTGTGCCGAATTGCAGCTGATTTCATTTTAAATCAAggagtttttatttattaataaatatTCTATGTGTCAAGTATTTCATTAATGGATGAAAATAAAGACTATTTTACAACACAACAAATAAAGATTCCTATAAATAAAcatcaaaatggaaaattttgAGCATTTTTAAACAGcattttaatcttaaaataAGAGATAAAAAAGTCTATGTACAGCCTGATTATGACCTGGGGAAACTTGTTTCAATTTGGATGGTTGTAATTGCTACTATGAAACAGCTTTTTTTAGAATAAATGCCCCATTTCATAAGTTTGACTAAAGATTGCAAGATGCTTGACCTA is drawn from Hydractinia symbiolongicarpus strain clone_291-10 chromosome 8, HSymV2.1, whole genome shotgun sequence and contains these coding sequences:
- the LOC130654276 gene encoding exosome complex component RRP45-like isoform X2, with translation MKSAAIRHTTCEKDFVLKSIRSGIRLDGRQSYDYRNLDIKFGKDYGCCEVQLGETRVLAQTSAELVKPTDTRPTEGQLFLNVELSPMASPAFENGRMSNQGVEVNRLIERCLKESRPIDIESLCLVAGEKVWAIRVDISVMNDCGNIVDCSCVAAICSLAHFKRPDVTVTGDDVVIHSFDEKEAVPLNVHHMPICTTFGFIGEGEHVIIDPEEKEENIVSGQMTLAFNIHSEMCCAQMSGGVLLEAEQLMQCAKIASVKAAEIIELIKQCLEEDRLSRAPPPVERREGLKDPIAPYTPSTIMKTSAESTDADMETIEMRDVEEINADPDAAQPVKYLGRGTAGLGQGGASTWVISDNSDQDMTPVKKSSAKKKKAKKKNVVEKNLPTDDSEEEEVVMLQSGDLEESFYHFRQTEILSDKIINGNNNPVTTIEDKPVTTIEDQPVTTIEDDKTTTEAKTRKTKTKKKKKAKKKAVTS
- the LOC130654276 gene encoding exosome complex component RRP45-like isoform X1, with protein sequence MKSAAIRHTTCEKDFVLKSIRSGIRLDGRQSYDYRNLDIKFGKDYGCCEVQLGETRVLAQTSAELVKPTDTRPTEGQLFLNVELSPMASPAFENGRMSNQGVEVNRLIERCLKESRPIDIESLCLVAGEKVWAIRVDISVMNDCGNIVDCSCVAAICSLAHFKRPDVTVTGDDVVIHSFDEKEAVPLNVHHMPICTTFGFIGEGEHVIIDPEEKEENIVSGQMTLAFNIHSEMCCAQMSGGVLLEAEQLMQCAKIASVKAAEIIELIKQCLEEDRLSRAPPPVERREGLKDPIAPYTPSTIMKTSAESTDADMETIEMRDVEEINADPDAAQPVKYLGRGTAGLGQGGASTWVISDNSDQDMTPVKKSSAKKKKAKKKNVVEKIDLPTDDSEEEEVVMLQSGDLEESFYHFRQTEILSDKIINGNNNPVTTIEDKPVTTIEDQPVTTIEDDKTTTEAKTRKTKTKKKKKAKKKAVTS
- the LOC130654276 gene encoding exosome complex component RRP45-like isoform X4, which encodes MKSAAIRHTTCEKDFVLKSIRSGIRLDGRQSYDYRNLDIKFGKDYGCCEVQLGETRVLAQTSAELVKPTDTRPTEGQLFLNVELSPMASPAFENGRMSNQGVEVNRLIERCLKESRPIDIESLCLVAGEKVWAIRVDISVMNDCGNIVDCSCVAAICSLAHFKRPDVTVTGDDVVIHSFDEKEAVPLNVHHMPICTTFGFIGEGEHVIIDPEEKEENIVSGQMTLAFNIHSEMCCAQMSGGVLLEAEQLMQCAKIASVKAAEIIELIKQCLEEDRLSRAPPPVERREGLKDPIAPYTPSTIMKTSAESTDADMETIEMRDVEEINADPDAAQPVKYLGRGTAGLGQGGASTWVISDNSDQDMTPVKKSSAKKKKAKKKNVVEKNLPTDDSEEEEVVMLQSGDLEERQTEILSDKIINGNNNPVTTIEDKPVTTIEDQPVTTIEDDKTTTEAKTRKTKTKKKKKAKKKAVTS
- the LOC130654276 gene encoding exosome complex component RRP45-like isoform X3 produces the protein MKSAAIRHTTCEKDFVLKSIRSGIRLDGRQSYDYRNLDIKFGKDYGCCEVQLGETRVLAQTSAELVKPTDTRPTEGQLFLNVELSPMASPAFENGRMSNQGVEVNRLIERCLKESRPIDIESLCLVAGEKVWAIRVDISVMNDCGNIVDCSCVAAICSLAHFKRPDVTVTGDDVVIHSFDEKEAVPLNVHHMPICTTFGFIGEGEHVIIDPEEKEENIVSGQMTLAFNIHSEMCCAQMSGGVLLEAEQLMQCAKIASVKAAEIIELIKQCLEEDRLSRAPPPVERREGLKDPIAPYTPSTIMKTSAESTDADMETIEMRDVEEINADPDAAQPVKYLGRGTAGLGQGGASTWVISDNSDQDMTPVKKSSAKKKKAKKKNVVEKIDLPTDDSEEEEVVMLQSGDLEERQTEILSDKIINGNNNPVTTIEDKPVTTIEDQPVTTIEDDKTTTEAKTRKTKTKKKKKAKKKAVTS